Proteins encoded within one genomic window of Streptomyces kaniharaensis:
- a CDS encoding HpcH/HpaI aldolase/citrate lyase family protein gives MRHFGHLADDVRGRLFLEQPRPFSPESDAAVLATALGGTLYSPATRPALAADIRKQAARGVVSMVLCLEDAIADHEVDAGERNLVEQFADLVNDFTDCAHVHPLLFIRVRAASQIVDLTRRLGPAAALLTGFVLPKFTGRSGRAYLDALAEAETVGGRRLFAMPVLESPELAHLETRREQLFGIARLLAEHRDRVLAVRLGVTDLCSAYGLRRSPDLTAYDVALVAGVIGDVVNVLGRADGTGFTVTGPVWEYFPVQERMFKPQLRRTPFAEASGFAEASGAARTSGEEVRRRIIEHDLDGLIREIELDRANGLLGKTCIHPSHVPAVHALSVVTHEEYCDARDILRQEQDGGGVLRSAYTNKMNEARPHRAWAERVLLRAEVFGVAREDVSFAELLSACLCGA, from the coding sequence TTGCGCCATTTCGGCCACCTCGCCGACGACGTACGCGGCCGGCTCTTCCTCGAACAGCCTCGGCCGTTCTCCCCGGAGAGCGATGCGGCGGTGCTCGCCACCGCGCTCGGCGGCACCCTCTACAGCCCCGCCACCAGGCCCGCGCTGGCCGCCGACATCCGCAAACAGGCTGCTCGGGGCGTGGTGTCGATGGTGCTCTGCCTGGAGGACGCGATCGCCGACCACGAGGTGGACGCGGGAGAGCGCAACCTCGTCGAGCAGTTCGCGGACCTGGTCAATGATTTCACTGACTGCGCACATGTTCATCCCCTGCTCTTCATCAGAGTTCGCGCTGCCTCCCAGATCGTGGACCTCACCCGGCGGCTCGGACCGGCCGCCGCCCTGCTCACTGGCTTCGTCTTGCCCAAGTTCACCGGGCGGAGCGGCCGCGCGTACCTCGACGCGCTCGCCGAGGCCGAGACCGTCGGCGGACGGCGGCTGTTCGCGATGCCCGTGCTGGAGTCGCCCGAACTCGCCCACCTGGAGACCAGGCGCGAGCAGCTCTTCGGCATCGCCCGGCTGCTCGCCGAGCACCGCGACCGGGTGCTCGCCGTCCGCCTCGGCGTCACCGACCTCTGCTCCGCGTACGGCCTGCGCCGCTCGCCCGACCTCACCGCGTACGACGTCGCGCTCGTCGCCGGGGTGATCGGCGACGTGGTCAACGTCCTCGGCCGGGCGGACGGCACCGGGTTCACCGTCACCGGGCCGGTCTGGGAGTACTTCCCGGTCCAGGAGCGGATGTTCAAGCCGCAGCTGCGGCGCACCCCGTTCGCCGAGGCGTCCGGCTTCGCCGAGGCGTCCGGGGCGGCCCGGACCTCCGGCGAGGAGGTCCGCCGGCGGATCATCGAACACGACCTGGACGGGCTGATCCGGGAGATTGAACTCGACCGCGCCAACGGCCTGCTGGGCAAGACCTGCATCCACCCCAGCCACGTCCCCGCAGTCCACGCCCTCTCGGTGGTCACGCACGAGGAGTACTGCGACGCCCGGGACATCCTCCGCCAGGAGCAGGACGGCGGCGGGGTGCTGCGCTCGGCGTACACCAACAAGATGAACGAGGCCCGGCCGCACCGGGCCTGGGCGGAGCGGGTACTGCTGCGCGCGGAGGTGTTCGGGGTGGCCCGGGAGGACGTGAGCTTCGCGGAACTGCTGTCGGCCTGCCTGTGCGGGGCCTGA
- a CDS encoding sensor histidine kinase: MMPPTSPSPEQPPAGPHEEPPGPPWRPPWARAGARGRPPGLAVAAAVAVVQVVGSTLAGRNQGGRVSLDAFGYVLLLLGPALLVLRGRWPLAVVAGTSVVTATYLAAGYPYGPVFVSWLIACCAAIGGGHRRAAWAGLAGVYLVHVLVTFVLPRSWQRTPPSTFSWQQELGLLAWLLLVMAVAEIVRFRRERIAAHRAYRQQLAQRRADEERLKMARELHDILAHSLSLINIQAGVALALLDRRPEEARTALTTIKSTSKEALGEVRQVLATLRGPGAAPRTPAPGLDRLDELTAQADRVGLAVEMHERGERRPLTAAVDLTAFRIVQEALTNVIRHSVARQAVVVLDWTVPGVLVVRVEDPGPAVLGDAGGTGSGLAGMRERVAAFGGTISAGPLPGGGFRVRAELPTPKAEGE; the protein is encoded by the coding sequence ATGATGCCGCCCACGTCCCCGTCGCCGGAACAGCCGCCTGCCGGGCCGCACGAGGAGCCGCCCGGGCCGCCATGGCGTCCGCCGTGGGCGCGGGCGGGCGCGCGGGGCCGGCCGCCCGGGCTGGCGGTGGCCGCGGCGGTCGCGGTGGTGCAGGTGGTCGGGTCGACGCTGGCCGGGCGGAACCAGGGCGGGCGGGTCTCGCTGGACGCCTTCGGCTACGTTCTGTTGCTACTCGGACCGGCCCTGTTGGTGCTGCGCGGCCGGTGGCCGCTCGCTGTGGTGGCAGGTACCTCCGTCGTGACGGCGACGTACCTGGCGGCCGGGTATCCGTATGGGCCGGTGTTCGTGAGCTGGCTGATCGCCTGCTGCGCGGCGATCGGCGGCGGGCACCGCCGGGCGGCCTGGGCCGGGCTGGCGGGGGTGTACCTGGTGCACGTGCTGGTCACCTTCGTGCTGCCGCGCAGCTGGCAGCGCACGCCGCCGTCCACATTCTCCTGGCAGCAGGAACTCGGCTTGCTGGCCTGGCTGTTGCTGGTGATGGCGGTCGCCGAGATCGTCCGGTTCCGGCGCGAGCGGATCGCCGCCCACCGGGCCTACCGGCAGCAGTTGGCGCAGCGCCGGGCCGACGAGGAACGGCTGAAGATGGCACGGGAGTTGCACGACATCCTGGCGCACAGCCTGTCACTGATCAACATCCAGGCGGGGGTCGCGCTCGCGCTGCTCGACCGGCGGCCGGAGGAGGCCCGCACCGCGCTGACCACCATCAAGTCGACCAGCAAGGAGGCTCTCGGCGAGGTCCGCCAGGTGCTCGCGACGCTGCGCGGACCCGGGGCGGCGCCGCGCACCCCGGCGCCCGGGCTGGACCGGCTCGACGAACTCACCGCCCAGGCCGACCGGGTGGGCCTGGCCGTCGAAATGCACGAGCGTGGCGAGCGACGCCCGCTCACCGCAGCAGTCGACCTCACCGCCTTCCGGATCGTCCAGGAGGCGCTGACCAACGTCATCCGGCACTCGGTGGCCCGGCAGGCGGTCGTCGTCCTCGACTGGACCGTCCCGGGCGTGCTGGTCGTCAGGGTCGAGGACCCGGGGCCGGCGGTGCTCGGCGACGCCGGTGGGACGGGCAGCGGACTGGCCGGGATGCGCGAACGGGTGGCCGCGTTCGGTGGCACCATCTCCGCGGGGCCGCTGCCCGGCGGTGGGTTCCGGGTCCGGGCGGAGCTGCCGACACCGAAGGCGGAGGGCGAGTGA
- a CDS encoding phosphoribosyltransferase produces the protein MTAEQTWTGRWVADRAGVDLAGSDRLTALVGLALRENRKRAHLLVSTVLGKHVPQRPSVVHGAGLDLGRRVRELLGAEAAARAVVLGYAETATALGHSVADGLAAPYLHSTRRPVPGVPPLGGFEEEHSHATAHLLLPADPELLAGDGPLVLVDDEFSTGRTVLNTIRELHARHPRAHYVVVALVDLRAEADRRRLADAAAELGVRLDLVAAATGAVRLPADLLDRAERLIAEAGPAPDLPPAAPAPLVRVDLDWPAGLPDGGRHGFTAEHRARLDAALPALARQLADALGAELPRRALVLGFEELMYTPLRLADALADRLGGDRVRYSTTTRSPVLAVDDPGYAIRTRLAFPAHDDPQDDASRERYAYNVAPGADLARRFDAVVLVVDDVADTPALHEGERALLTQLRQVTDRVVLAVLPSHRPVPAPVRALPRPLRGPAFSSYRPDEVAWLLKDLSGLALEAPTEEREEAVQNGGAHYAESLPVEYQPSPEYQELFHQALRVSARRIALAVGTVAETLVRERGRGVVLASLARAGTPVGILVRRWLAFAHGLDTPHYAVSIVRGRGIDPVALRYLAARHHAPDVVFVDGWTGKGAIARELADALAGTPFDPDLAVLADPGRCVRTHGTRDDFLIPSACLNSTVSGLVSRTVLRDDLIGPDDFHGAKHYTELAGGDVSAAFLDTVTDHFAAVRAEALLAADRLGAAPDRTPDWAGWAAVERISAEYGIGSVNLVKPGVGETTRVLLRRVPWRVLARRGAGPDLDHVRLLAAQRGVPVEEVDGLPYTCVGLIHPHYSRGATGPTGKAVPVKES, from the coding sequence GTGACAGCAGAGCAGACGTGGACCGGCCGCTGGGTCGCCGACCGGGCCGGGGTCGACCTCGCCGGATCCGACCGCCTCACCGCCCTGGTCGGCCTGGCCCTGCGCGAGAACCGCAAGCGCGCCCACCTGCTGGTCTCCACCGTGCTCGGCAAGCACGTCCCGCAGCGCCCCTCGGTCGTCCACGGCGCAGGGCTCGACCTCGGCCGCCGGGTCCGCGAGCTGCTCGGTGCCGAGGCCGCCGCGCGGGCCGTCGTCCTCGGCTACGCGGAGACGGCGACCGCGCTCGGCCACAGCGTCGCCGACGGCCTCGCCGCCCCCTACCTGCACTCCACCCGCCGCCCGGTGCCCGGCGTGCCCCCGCTCGGCGGTTTCGAGGAGGAGCACTCGCACGCCACCGCTCACCTGCTCCTCCCCGCCGACCCCGAACTCCTCGCCGGGGACGGCCCGTTGGTGCTCGTCGACGATGAGTTCTCGACCGGCCGGACCGTCCTCAACACCATCCGCGAACTGCACGCCCGCCACCCGCGCGCCCACTACGTCGTCGTCGCGCTCGTCGACCTGCGCGCCGAGGCCGACCGGCGCCGGCTCGCCGACGCCGCCGCCGAACTCGGCGTCCGGCTGGACCTGGTGGCCGCCGCCACCGGTGCCGTCCGGCTGCCCGCCGACCTCCTCGACCGCGCCGAGCGGCTGATCGCCGAGGCCGGTCCGGCCCCCGACCTCCCGCCGGCCGCGCCCGCCCCGCTCGTCCGGGTCGACCTGGACTGGCCCGCCGGCCTGCCCGACGGCGGGCGGCACGGGTTCACCGCCGAGCACCGCGCCCGGCTCGACGCCGCGCTGCCCGCGCTGGCGCGGCAGCTGGCCGACGCGCTCGGTGCCGAACTGCCGCGCCGCGCCCTGGTGTTGGGCTTCGAGGAGCTGATGTACACGCCGCTGCGCCTCGCCGACGCGCTCGCCGACCGGCTCGGCGGCGACCGCGTCCGGTACTCCACCACGACCCGCTCGCCCGTCCTCGCCGTGGACGACCCCGGCTACGCCATCCGCACCCGCCTTGCCTTCCCCGCCCACGACGACCCGCAGGACGACGCCTCGCGCGAGCGCTACGCGTACAACGTCGCTCCCGGCGCCGACCTGGCCCGCCGCTTCGACGCCGTCGTGCTGGTCGTCGACGACGTCGCCGACACCCCCGCCCTGCACGAGGGCGAGCGCGCGCTGCTCACCCAGCTGCGGCAGGTCACCGACCGGGTGGTGCTCGCGGTGCTGCCGTCCCACCGGCCCGTTCCCGCGCCCGTCCGGGCACTGCCCCGCCCGCTGCGCGGCCCCGCGTTCTCGTCCTACCGCCCCGACGAGGTGGCCTGGCTGCTCAAGGACCTCTCCGGCCTCGCACTCGAAGCCCCCACCGAGGAGCGCGAGGAGGCCGTCCAGAACGGCGGGGCGCACTACGCCGAATCGCTGCCGGTCGAGTACCAGCCCAGCCCCGAGTACCAGGAGCTGTTCCACCAGGCGCTGCGCGTCTCCGCCCGCCGGATCGCCCTCGCCGTCGGCACCGTCGCCGAGACGCTGGTGCGCGAGCGCGGGCGGGGCGTGGTGCTCGCCTCGCTGGCCCGGGCCGGCACGCCCGTCGGCATCCTGGTACGCCGCTGGCTCGCCTTCGCGCACGGCCTGGACACCCCGCACTACGCCGTCTCGATCGTCCGCGGTCGGGGCATCGACCCCGTCGCCCTGCGCTACCTCGCGGCCCGCCACCACGCCCCGGACGTCGTGTTCGTCGACGGCTGGACGGGCAAGGGCGCGATCGCCCGCGAACTCGCCGACGCCCTCGCCGGCACGCCCTTCGACCCCGACCTCGCCGTCCTCGCCGACCCCGGCCGCTGCGTGCGCACCCACGGCACCCGAGATGACTTCCTGATCCCCTCCGCCTGCCTCAACTCCACGGTGTCCGGCCTGGTTTCGCGCACCGTCCTGCGCGACGACCTGATCGGCCCGGACGACTTCCACGGCGCCAAGCACTACACCGAGCTGGCCGGCGGGGACGTCTCCGCCGCCTTCCTCGACACCGTGACCGACCACTTCGCCGCCGTCCGCGCGGAGGCGCTCCTGGCCGCCGACCGGCTCGGCGCGGCCCCCGACCGCACGCCCGACTGGGCCGGCTGGGCCGCCGTCGAGCGGATCAGCGCCGAGTACGGCATCGGCAGCGTCAACCTGGTCAAGCCCGGCGTCGGCGAGACCACCCGGGTGCTGCTGCGCCGCGTCCCCTGGCGGGTCCTCGCCCGCCGCGGCGCCGGCCCCGACCTCGACCACGTGCGCCTGCTCGCCGCCCAGCGCGGCGTCCCGGTCGAGGAGGTCGACGGCCTGCCGTACACCTGCGTCGGTCTCATCCACCCCCACTACAGCCGCGGAGCAACCGGGCCCACCGGCAAGGCCGTTCCGGTGAAGGAGTCCTGA
- a CDS encoding TerD family protein yields the protein MTHVMAKGANIALPAAAVRAVLRWSATPGAPDVDASALLLGTDGRVRSDADFVFYNQPRHPSGLVRHLPKQQTPDGAEITDTVEVELAKLPADVDRVVLAGSAEGGAFGAVAGLRVLLFDAAAGENGPAIAEFAVTDADAVTALVAGELYRRAGAWKFRAVGQGYASGLIGLATDFGITVDDEAEAAANPPVPPAPAPTHAVDPRSTPLPDPRPAARPEPGTFTLAPAVPQNAARQEAATGAAANAPATPPPPTAAPTTGTTAPPPPSTPPTMTPSAVPPTTPPPPAHPAPQPGTGYGYPPPQSGTGYGYPPPPAQAGYGYPPPNPAQPPAGYGYPPQTPSVPHQPHAAGGYGYPPPANTGQQQPQHPAPPQTNQAQPPAEEFALPPQGPQFQPR from the coding sequence ATGACGCACGTGATGGCCAAGGGCGCCAACATCGCACTGCCGGCCGCGGCGGTCCGCGCCGTGCTGCGCTGGAGCGCCACGCCCGGTGCGCCGGACGTGGACGCGTCCGCGCTGCTGCTCGGCACCGACGGCAGGGTCCGTTCGGATGCCGACTTCGTCTTCTACAACCAGCCGCGGCACCCCTCCGGCCTGGTCCGCCACCTGCCCAAGCAGCAGACCCCGGACGGCGCCGAGATCACCGACACCGTCGAGGTCGAGCTGGCCAAGCTGCCGGCCGACGTGGACCGGGTGGTCCTGGCGGGCTCGGCCGAGGGCGGCGCCTTCGGTGCCGTGGCCGGGCTGCGCGTGCTGCTCTTCGACGCCGCGGCCGGCGAGAACGGGCCCGCGATCGCCGAGTTCGCGGTCACCGACGCCGACGCCGTCACCGCGCTGGTCGCGGGCGAGCTGTACCGGCGGGCCGGCGCCTGGAAGTTCCGGGCGGTCGGCCAGGGCTACGCCTCCGGGCTGATCGGACTGGCCACCGACTTCGGCATCACCGTCGACGACGAGGCGGAGGCCGCGGCCAACCCGCCCGTGCCCCCGGCACCCGCGCCCACCCACGCCGTCGACCCGCGCAGCACCCCGCTGCCCGATCCGCGCCCGGCCGCCCGGCCCGAGCCCGGCACCTTCACCCTGGCTCCGGCGGTCCCGCAGAACGCGGCCCGCCAGGAGGCCGCCACGGGCGCCGCCGCCAACGCACCGGCGACCCCGCCCCCGCCCACCGCGGCGCCGACGACCGGCACCACCGCTCCCCCGCCGCCCTCGACCCCGCCGACGATGACGCCGTCCGCCGTACCCCCGACCACCCCGCCGCCGCCGGCGCACCCCGCCCCGCAGCCCGGCACCGGGTACGGCTACCCGCCCCCGCAGTCCGGTACGGGCTACGGCTATCCGCCGCCGCCCGCGCAGGCCGGCTACGGCTACCCCCCGCCGAACCCGGCACAGCCGCCGGCCGGCTACGGGTACCCGCCGCAGACCCCGTCGGTCCCGCACCAGCCGCACGCCGCCGGCGGCTACGGCTACCCGCCGCCCGCGAACACCGGGCAGCAGCAGCCCCAGCACCCGGCCCCGCCGCAGACGAACCAAGCCCAGCCCCCGGCCGAGGAGTTCGCGCTGCCGCCGCAGGGCCCGCAGTTCCAGCCCCGCTGA
- a CDS encoding response regulator transcription factor produces the protein MIRVLLADDQLLVRAGFRALLDLQDDLTVVGEADDGEAALRLARELVPDVVLMDIRMPRMDGLEATRRIAEDPALSSVRVVVLTTFELDEYVFEALRSGAAGFLVKDTDPADLLRAIRVAVAGDALLSPGVTRRLIGEFAARSKAPEAAPAGLADISMLTEREREVLALVGMGLSNEEIARRLVVSPLTAKTHVSHAMIKLGARDRAQLVVLAYESGLVRPGWLG, from the coding sequence GTGATTCGGGTACTGCTGGCGGACGACCAGCTGCTGGTGCGGGCGGGCTTCCGCGCCCTGCTGGACCTGCAGGACGACCTCACCGTGGTCGGCGAGGCGGACGACGGCGAGGCCGCGCTCCGGCTCGCCCGCGAACTCGTGCCGGACGTCGTGCTGATGGACATCCGGATGCCGCGGATGGACGGCCTGGAGGCGACCCGGCGGATCGCCGAGGATCCGGCGCTGTCCTCCGTTCGGGTGGTCGTGCTGACCACCTTCGAGCTGGACGAGTACGTCTTCGAGGCGCTGCGGTCGGGGGCGGCGGGCTTCCTGGTCAAGGACACCGACCCGGCGGACCTGCTGCGCGCGATCCGGGTCGCGGTCGCGGGCGACGCTCTGCTCTCCCCCGGCGTGACACGGCGGCTGATCGGCGAGTTCGCGGCCCGGTCGAAGGCACCCGAGGCGGCGCCTGCCGGGCTGGCGGACATCTCCATGCTCACCGAGCGCGAGCGGGAGGTGCTGGCGCTGGTCGGGATGGGGCTGTCCAACGAGGAGATCGCGCGGCGCCTGGTGGTCAGCCCGCTGACCGCGAAGACCCACGTCAGCCACGCGATGATCAAGCTCGGTGCCCGGGACCGGGCGCAACTCGTCGTGCTGGCCTACGAGTCGGGGCTGGTGCGGCCTGGCTGGCTGGGCTGA
- a CDS encoding FmdB family zinc ribbon protein encodes MPRYDFRCRSCGATFELRRTMAQANDPAVCPQGHEDTVKLLSTVAVTGSSSTPQRQAPAGGGGGGCCGGGCCG; translated from the coding sequence ATGCCACGCTACGACTTCCGCTGCCGCTCCTGCGGCGCCACGTTCGAGCTGCGCCGCACGATGGCGCAGGCCAACGACCCCGCCGTCTGCCCGCAGGGCCACGAGGACACGGTGAAGCTGCTGTCCACCGTCGCCGTCACCGGCAGCAGCAGCACGCCGCAGCGCCAGGCCCCCGCCGGCGGAGGCGGAGGCGGCTGCTGCGGCGGAGGGTGCTGCGGCTAA
- a CDS encoding TerD family protein has protein sequence MVSIWEYLRGDRNYTFDNPGGQHKVTLTKSAPQHAITGSAATTGYLYVNLHWTMRSGGARPSSRETFRRMFSPRILSPMEPDSPQGSAQVNVDLDLACMYELSDGTRGVVQPLGNFFGDLQQPPYIKLSGDDQYGAPSGETMYVNLEKKDKFKRLLIFVYIYDGTPAFEQSHAVVTIVPQTGPRIEIKLEERARAARSCAVVLIENAGDNQLTVRREVRYVNGFQADIDRLYGFGMQWQRGYKSPPGSE, from the coding sequence ATGGTCTCGATCTGGGAGTACCTGCGCGGGGACCGGAACTACACGTTCGACAACCCGGGCGGCCAGCACAAGGTCACCCTCACCAAGTCGGCCCCGCAGCACGCGATCACCGGCTCCGCGGCCACCACCGGCTACCTCTACGTCAACCTGCACTGGACCATGCGCTCCGGCGGCGCCCGGCCGAGCAGCCGGGAGACGTTCAGGCGCATGTTCAGCCCGCGCATCCTGAGCCCGATGGAGCCGGACTCGCCGCAGGGCAGCGCACAGGTGAACGTCGACCTCGACCTGGCGTGCATGTACGAACTCTCCGACGGCACCCGGGGCGTGGTGCAGCCGCTCGGCAACTTCTTCGGTGACCTCCAGCAGCCGCCGTACATCAAGCTCAGCGGCGACGACCAGTACGGGGCGCCGTCGGGCGAGACGATGTACGTCAACCTGGAGAAGAAGGACAAGTTCAAACGGCTGCTGATCTTCGTCTACATCTACGACGGCACACCGGCCTTCGAGCAGTCCCACGCGGTGGTGACGATCGTGCCGCAGACCGGGCCGCGGATTGAGATCAAGCTGGAGGAGCGGGCCCGGGCGGCGCGCTCGTGCGCGGTGGTGCTGATCGAGAACGCGGGGGACAACCAGCTGACGGTGCGTCGCGAGGTGCGGTACGTCAACGGGTTCCAGGCGGACATCGACCGGCTGTACGGGTTCGGGATGCAGTGGCAGCGCGGGTACAAGAGCCCGCCGGGGAGCGAGTAG
- a CDS encoding sigma factor-like helix-turn-helix DNA-binding protein, giving the protein MPATTPPPARTSPHRPQRTGAAFLDPDFGLRALHDLNHDRYLRYAALLLPAAEAYQAIKAAYDELAERWPRVLAARSPAACAWQTVRRRVCALAGPHPLGSVSHLSETQQDVLVLHLVLDLPKAEVAALTGTDPATVHAHLRSLGSAAGHLA; this is encoded by the coding sequence ATGCCCGCGACGACGCCACCGCCTGCCCGCACCTCACCCCACCGACCCCAGCGCACGGGCGCCGCTTTCCTCGACCCTGACTTCGGCCTGCGCGCCCTTCACGACCTCAACCACGACCGATACCTGCGCTACGCCGCTCTCCTCCTGCCAGCGGCTGAGGCGTACCAGGCCATCAAGGCGGCGTACGACGAACTCGCCGAACGCTGGCCTCGCGTCCTGGCCGCTCGCAGCCCGGCCGCCTGCGCCTGGCAGACCGTGCGCCGCCGCGTCTGCGCGCTGGCGGGCCCTCACCCGCTCGGCTCGGTATCCCACCTGAGTGAGACTCAACAGGATGTACTCGTGCTTCACCTCGTCCTCGATCTGCCCAAAGCCGAGGTCGCCGCGCTCACCGGCACCGATCCCGCCACCGTCCACGCCCACCTGCGCTCCCTTGGCAGCGCGGCGGGCCACCTGGCGTGA
- a CDS encoding SHOCT domain-containing protein, which yields MYTLLADRDGPGPWILLFPLVWIAVLILVIAVLRRTVWRRGFAHGADHPMAVLGRRYAEGDIDAEEYRAKRAVLSESPRSPRDRGGGGAGR from the coding sequence ATGTACACGCTGCTGGCCGACCGGGACGGGCCCGGTCCCTGGATCCTGCTGTTCCCGCTGGTCTGGATCGCCGTGTTGATCCTGGTGATCGCGGTGCTGCGCCGGACGGTCTGGCGGCGCGGCTTCGCGCACGGCGCGGACCACCCGATGGCCGTCCTGGGCCGCCGCTACGCCGAGGGTGACATCGACGCCGAGGAGTACCGCGCCAAGCGGGCCGTGCTCAGCGAGTCGCCGCGATCGCCGCGCGACCGCGGCGGAGGGGGTGCCGGCAGATGA
- a CDS encoding helix-turn-helix domain-containing protein translates to MGRREHAVAADTKQLESLALWLREQRQRSGLTYAAMAKTTQYHRTMLSRGASGERVPSWQLVEEFTAACGGDLARARQLWRSARLAEQKRRRRTHHARDHSFGDLRSVMNDFLDSEAARHPDVIEDFGQLCRAMVELRARSGQPSLRELEKRAGRREDGGLVLPKSTLCAILRGSAIPSRQHVIALVRGLGVSATMMAAWAGAWDRASHNRMRPDKPRLARPRRLLPPPRPLPALLVADLFQEDERGEVPGLMRDISYLRHHFLRQSKSLRGFVEAPGPMTPNLPSGTTSAGLPIRVPRRYCPPTSPRRS, encoded by the coding sequence ATGGGACGGCGTGAACACGCCGTTGCCGCCGATACCAAGCAGCTGGAATCGCTGGCGCTGTGGCTCCGTGAACAGCGCCAGCGGTCCGGCCTCACCTACGCGGCAATGGCCAAGACAACCCAGTACCACCGAACCATGCTCTCCCGGGGCGCCAGCGGCGAGCGGGTGCCCTCCTGGCAGCTCGTGGAGGAGTTCACCGCCGCCTGCGGCGGCGACCTCGCCCGAGCCCGGCAGCTGTGGCGCTCCGCCCGCCTGGCCGAACAGAAGCGGCGCCGCCGCACCCACCACGCCCGCGACCACAGCTTCGGTGATCTGCGAAGCGTGATGAACGACTTCCTAGACTCCGAAGCCGCCCGCCACCCCGACGTCATCGAGGACTTCGGGCAGCTGTGCAGGGCGATGGTGGAGCTGCGGGCGCGCTCGGGCCAGCCCTCGCTTCGGGAACTGGAGAAGAGAGCGGGACGCCGCGAGGACGGTGGGCTGGTGCTGCCCAAGAGCACGCTCTGCGCGATCTTACGCGGCAGCGCGATACCCAGCCGGCAGCACGTGATCGCGCTCGTGCGTGGCCTTGGGGTGTCCGCGACCATGATGGCGGCATGGGCGGGCGCGTGGGACCGGGCCAGCCACAATCGGATGCGCCCCGACAAGCCCCGCCTGGCCCGTCCGCGCCGGCTTTTGCCACCACCCCGCCCTCTGCCCGCCCTCCTCGTCGCCGACCTCTTCCAAGAGGACGAGCGCGGCGAGGTGCCCGGGCTGATGCGCGACATCAGCTACCTGCGTCACCACTTCCTGCGCCAGTCGAAGAGCCTGCGCGGCTTTGTCGAGGCCCCCGGCCCCATGACCCCCAACCTGCCGTCCGGCACAACCAGTGCGGGCCTGCCTATCCGGGTCCCGCGTCGCTACTGCCCGCCCACCTCACCCCGTAGATCCTGA
- a CDS encoding HAD family hydrolase: MSVLVASDLDRTLIYSNRALALDVPDRLAPRLLCVEVHDGRALSFMTEQAAALLVELTREACFVPSTTRTLAQYERINLPGPTPGWIPPYAICGNGGQLLVDGVPDRDWRAEITARLADASAPLAEIVEHLALCADPEWTHKRRVADESFAYLVVERAQLPDGWLDGLTGWCAERGWTVSLQGRKVYAVPAPLSKSAALAEVVRRTGASTVLAAGDSLLDADLLLAADAAWRPGHGELADGGWTAPGVTALDEVGVAAGEEIVRRVLARVRGEVAAVPA; the protein is encoded by the coding sequence ATGAGCGTCCTCGTGGCCAGCGACCTGGACCGCACCCTGATCTACTCCAACCGGGCCCTCGCCCTGGACGTCCCCGACCGGCTCGCCCCGCGGCTGCTCTGCGTCGAGGTGCACGACGGCAGGGCGCTCTCGTTCATGACCGAACAGGCCGCGGCGCTGCTCGTCGAACTCACCCGCGAGGCCTGCTTCGTGCCTTCGACCACCCGCACCCTCGCCCAGTACGAGCGGATCAACCTGCCCGGCCCGACGCCCGGCTGGATCCCCCCGTACGCGATCTGCGGCAACGGCGGGCAGCTGCTCGTCGACGGCGTGCCGGACCGGGACTGGCGCGCCGAGATCACCGCGCGGCTCGCCGACGCCTCGGCACCGCTCGCCGAGATCGTCGAGCACCTCGCCCTGTGCGCCGACCCGGAGTGGACGCACAAGCGGCGCGTCGCCGACGAGTCGTTCGCGTACCTCGTCGTCGAGCGCGCGCAACTGCCGGACGGCTGGCTCGACGGGCTCACCGGCTGGTGCGCCGAACGCGGCTGGACCGTCTCGCTCCAGGGCCGCAAGGTGTACGCCGTGCCGGCGCCGCTCTCCAAGAGCGCCGCCCTCGCCGAAGTCGTCCGGCGGACCGGCGCGTCCACCGTGCTCGCCGCCGGGGACTCCCTGCTCGACGCCGACCTGCTGCTCGCCGCCGACGCCGCCTGGCGGCCCGGGCACGGCGAACTCGCCGACGGCGGCTGGACGGCCCCCGGCGTCACCGCCCTGGACGAGGTGGGGGTGGCGGCGGGGGAGGAGATCGTCCGACGGGTCCTGGCGCGGGTGCGGGGTGAGGTGGCGGCGGTTCCCGCTTAG